The following is a genomic window from Rhizobium sp. NRK18.
CTGGGGAACGACCATCGACGACGCGCTGGGCGAGGCCTTCGACAAGACGGCGAAGCTGCTGGGATTGCCATATCCGGGCGGGCCAGCCGTCGAGAAGGCTGCCGAAACCGGTGATCCGAAGCGTTTCTCCCTGCCACGGCCGCTTGTCGGCGAAGCACGGCTCGACTTTTCGTTCTCCGGACTGAAGACGGCCGTCCGCCAGGCTGCCACGGAGATCGCGCCGCTCTCGGAGCAGGATATCGCCGATATCTGCGCCTCCTTCCAGCAGGCGGTGTCCCGCACGTTGAAGGACCGTATCGGTCGGGGCCTCATGCGCTTCAAGGAAACCATGCACGGGCTTTCCGAGACACCGGCGCTCGTCGTTGCCGGTGGCGTTGCTGCCAACAAGGCGTTGCGGGAAACGCTGCTTTCGCTCTGCAGCGATCACGGCTTCCGCTTCGTGGCTCCGCCGCACCGGCTCTGCACGGACAATGCGGCCATGATCGCCTGGGCTGGACTTGAGCGGATGGCGGCGGGCTTCGGGCCGGATACGCTCGATGTCCAGCCGCGGTCACGCTGGCCGCTGGATGCGGATGCCGAAACACTGATCGGCCACGGCAAACGGGGAGCGAAAGCATGAGCGAAACGATTGCCGTCATCGGTGCCGGCGCTTTCGGCACAGCGCTTGCCGCGGTCGCGGCGCAGAAGGGCAGGGCGAAGGTCACCCTCGTCGGTCGCGAGCCTTCGCTGATGCGGTCGCTGGCGTCCTCCCGTATCCATGAGAAGTCGCTGCCGGGCATCCGCCTGCCGGACAATCTGGAACTTTCCTCCGATCCCGACGTCATTCACGACGCGAAGATCGTGCTCTTCGCCATGCCGTCGCAGGCGCAGCGCGAGGCCGCTCGCTTCTACCGGTTCAACATTGCCCACTCAGCCACGGTCGTCACCTGCGCCAAGGGCATCGATCGCCATACGGGCGATCTCCTGACCGATGTGCTGGAAGAGGAACTGCCCGATCAGGAGATCGCCGTTCTGTCCGGTCCCGGCTTTGCCGCCGATATCGCCAAGGGCCTGCCGACTGCGATGGCGCTGGCGGCCGGCCGCATGGAGACGGCGGAACGGATCGCCATTGCCCTTTCGAGCCGGACGTTCCGCCTCTATCCGGCTTCGGACCGGGTCGGCGTCCAGCTTGGTGGAGCGCTGAAGAACGTACTGGCGATTGCCTGCGGCATCGTGGAAGGCGCCGGGCTCGGCGATTCTGCCCGGGCGGCGCTGATATCGCGCGGACTTGCGGAAATGTCGCGGCTGGTTGCCGCCAAGGGCGGTGAGGCCGGCACGGTGCGGGGGCTGTCGGGACTTGGCGACCTTGTGCTGACGGCGACGTCGCATCAGTCGCGCAACCTGCGCTACGGCATTGCGCTCGGACGCGGAGACATGGCGGATGCCGGACATGGCACGCTGGTCGAAGGCGCATTCGCGGCCTCCGTCGCCTCCCGGCTGTCACGCGAATTTGCCGTCGACATGCCGATCACCGAAGCCGTCGCGGCGATCATCGACGGCAGTCTCGATATTCCCGCGGCCATCGAGCAATTGATGACGCGGCCCATCACCACCGAATAGACCTCGAGGACACAACATGCTGTTTGCCTTTCTCTGCACCGACAAGCCCGGACACCTGAATGTCCGCATGGACACCCGGCCGGAACACGTGGCCTGGCTCAACGGGCTGAATGAAAAGGGCGTGCTGAAGATCGCCGGTCCGTTCCTCGGCGAGGACGGCAAGCCGTGCGGCAGCCTTGTGATCGTCGAGGCCGCCGACAAGGCCGCCGCCGCCGAAATCTCCGCCGCCGACCCCTACGCGAAGGCGGGTCTGTTCGAAAGCGTCGAGATCAAGCCCTACAACTGGGTCTTCAACAATCCGGAGGCTTGAGGCGTCATGGCATACTGGCTGTTCAAATCCGAACCCTTCAAGTTCTCCTGGGAGATGCTGAAGGCGAAGGGCGACAAGGGCGAGCAGTGGGACGGCGTGCGCAATTACCAGGCGCGCAACAACATGCGGGCCATGAAGATCGGCGACAAGGGCTTCTTCTACCACTCCAATGAGGGGCTCGAAGTGGTCGGCATCGCCGAGGTCTGCGCGCTCGCCCACCCCGATTCGACGACGGACGATCCGCGCTGGGAATGCGTCGACATTCGCGCTGTGCAGGATGTGCCGAAGCCGGTCAGCCTGAAGGACGTCAAGGCCAACCCGAAGCTTGCCAAGATGTCGCTCGTGACCTCCATGCGTCTTTCGGTGCAGCCGGTGACGGAAGACGAATACCTCGAAGTCTGCCGCATGGGCGGGCTGGACAATCCGCCGAATTAGAAACATGGCCCACTGAACTTGTGGAATGCAGTCCCCTCCCCAACCCCTCCCCACAAGGGGGAGGGGCTAAGTCGTGGCCGTCGCAGAAGACCCCGCTAGCGGTTTCAGCGAGTGGCAAACTTGCGTTTCGATACGCGACATATGCTGCTGGTAAAGTCCCTCCCCCTTGTGGGGAGGGGTTGGGGAGGGGACTTTTTGAGGATCGACGACGAGATATTCACCGCCCATGAAAACCGATCCCCGAACCTTCATTCTCGACAACACCGCAGTCATGGCGCCGCCGCATGTGCCGGAAATCCGGCTGCATCTGGCCGACGAGGCGCATGACCTGTGGCTGAAGACCGAGGAGGAGCTGCAGAAGATCGGCCTGCCGCCGCCGTTCTGGGCCTTCGCCTGGGCCGGCGGGCAGGGGCTTGCCCGCTACATCCTCGACCATTCCGAGACCGTCAGAGGCAAGCGCGTAGTCGACTTTGCCACCGGTTCGGGTCTGGTGGCGATCGCGGCGCGCATGGCGGGCGCGGCAAGCGTGCTGGCGGTCGATATCGATCCGTGGGCGGAGACGGCCGTGGCGCTGAATGCCGAGGCAAACGGCGTCTCTGTCGCGTTCGAAAGGGCCGACATCATCGGCCGGGACATGGAAGCGGATGTGTTGCTGGCCGGCGACGTGTTCTACGACCAGAGCTTTGCCGCCGCCATCATTCCCTGGTTCGAAAAGCTGTCGGCTTCAGGGGTGACGGTCATCGCCGGCGATCCGGGACGGGCCTACTGCCCCCGGGACCGGCTGACGTCGCTTGAGGTCTACGAGGTGCCGGTTACCCGCGCGTTGGAAGACAGCGAGGTCAAGCGGACCGTCGTCTGGCGGTTCGGCGGTTAGGGACGGATCACACACACGCCTGCTTCCATCGAGCAGCTTGCGGCGGCGACATTCGGCGAGACATGGATGATCTTGGCCGTCGGCGGCGGCGCGATCGTCTGGACGCCTACGCCGCTGCGCGAAAGATAGGCATAGGTGCCGTTGCCGCTATAGCTGACGACAGAAATGCTGCCGGCATAGGTGCCGTTGCCCTTGATGTGGATCGGAACATTCGGGCCGATGAAGGGCGGATTGTCGAAGTCCGTCCAGTCGCGATCAGGTCCGCGATGGTCGTGCCGACCGTGATCTCGATCCCAGCCGTGGTCGCCGTGATGGCGGTGACGGGAAAAATCTCCAGCAGTTGCCGTCATGGCAAGCCCGCAGGCAGCAAGGATAAACGTTGCAAGGGAGAGGGACTTCGTGATGCGCGCTATCATGGCGGCCTCTTTCTGACTCGGTACAAAAGTTAATGAAAGATTAACCGCGTCAGGGCCGTAAGGCAATGGTCAGGTCTGATGCGACGCTTTCGTCCGTCCCTTGCCGTGGCGGGTATCCCGCCCAGATTTAAATAATCGATTAAATGCCGAAATGGTCGTCCGCAGGACTTGCCGCGACGTAAATCGGCTATTAAACGAGGGAATTGGTGCAACGCACATTCGATGCACAATTGTTGTGCGTTTGATGGAAAGACGTGCTTACAGCCACGTCCAACGCCTTATGAGGACACGATGGCGAATGTGACAAACAACCGGCCGCTGTCGCCGCATCTGCAGATTTACAAGCTCATTCCGACGATGGCGATGTCGATCGTCCACCGCATTACCGGTGGCGCGCTCTATTTCGGCACCATCCTCGTCGCATGGTGGCTGATCGCAGCGGCGTCCGGGCAGGCCTATTTCGACTGGGTCAATGCGATCTACGGCTCCTTCATCGGTCGCCTCATCCTGTTCGGCTACACTTGGGCGCTGGTTCACCACATGCTCGGCGGCCTGCGCCATTTCATGTGGGATCTCGGCTACGGCTTCGAGAAGCATTTTTCCACCAAGCTCGCCAAGGCGACCCTCGTCGCCTCCATCTGTCTGACCGTCCTGATCTGGATCGTCGGCTACATCGTTCGGTAAGGGAGTAGGCTCATGGACATGCGTACGCCACTCGGCAAGGTTCGCGGGCTGGGTTCCGCCAAGGACGGAACGGAACATTTCTGGCGCCAGCGCCTGACCGCCGTCGCCAACGTGCCGCTGCTTCTTTTCTTCATCTTCTTCCTGATCGCCTATAATGGCGCGGATTATGCCACCGTGGTGGGCGCGCTCGCCAATCCGGTCGTCGCCGTCGTCATGGCCCTGGTGATCATTTCCGGCATCATCCACATGAAGCTCGGGATGCAGGTCATCATCGAGGACTACATTCACGG
Proteins encoded in this region:
- the tsaD gene encoding tRNA (adenosine(37)-N6)-threonylcarbamoyltransferase complex transferase subunit TsaD; this encodes MTDPLCILGIESSCDETAAAVVLRHPDGRGEILSDVVLSQLEEHSAYGGVVPEIAARAHVEAMDTLVEEALRQAGVTLKGIDAVAATSGPGLIGGLIVGLMTGKAIAMAAQKPLYAVNHLEGHALTARLTDGLSFPYLMLLVSGGHTQLVLVRGVGDYERWGTTIDDALGEAFDKTAKLLGLPYPGGPAVEKAAETGDPKRFSLPRPLVGEARLDFSFSGLKTAVRQAATEIAPLSEQDIADICASFQQAVSRTLKDRIGRGLMRFKETMHGLSETPALVVAGGVAANKALRETLLSLCSDHGFRFVAPPHRLCTDNAAMIAWAGLERMAAGFGPDTLDVQPRSRWPLDADAETLIGHGKRGAKA
- a CDS encoding NAD(P)H-dependent glycerol-3-phosphate dehydrogenase, giving the protein MSETIAVIGAGAFGTALAAVAAQKGRAKVTLVGREPSLMRSLASSRIHEKSLPGIRLPDNLELSSDPDVIHDAKIVLFAMPSQAQREAARFYRFNIAHSATVVTCAKGIDRHTGDLLTDVLEEELPDQEIAVLSGPGFAADIAKGLPTAMALAAGRMETAERIAIALSSRTFRLYPASDRVGVQLGGALKNVLAIACGIVEGAGLGDSARAALISRGLAEMSRLVAAKGGEAGTVRGLSGLGDLVLTATSHQSRNLRYGIALGRGDMADAGHGTLVEGAFAASVASRLSREFAVDMPITEAVAAIIDGSLDIPAAIEQLMTRPITTE
- a CDS encoding YciI-like protein — encoded protein: MLFAFLCTDKPGHLNVRMDTRPEHVAWLNGLNEKGVLKIAGPFLGEDGKPCGSLVIVEAADKAAAAEISAADPYAKAGLFESVEIKPYNWVFNNPEA
- a CDS encoding EVE domain-containing protein; this translates as MAYWLFKSEPFKFSWEMLKAKGDKGEQWDGVRNYQARNNMRAMKIGDKGFFYHSNEGLEVVGIAEVCALAHPDSTTDDPRWECVDIRAVQDVPKPVSLKDVKANPKLAKMSLVTSMRLSVQPVTEDEYLEVCRMGGLDNPPN
- a CDS encoding class I SAM-dependent methyltransferase: MKTDPRTFILDNTAVMAPPHVPEIRLHLADEAHDLWLKTEEELQKIGLPPPFWAFAWAGGQGLARYILDHSETVRGKRVVDFATGSGLVAIAARMAGAASVLAVDIDPWAETAVALNAEANGVSVAFERADIIGRDMEADVLLAGDVFYDQSFAAAIIPWFEKLSASGVTVIAGDPGRAYCPRDRLTSLEVYEVPVTRALEDSEVKRTVVWRFGG
- the sdhC gene encoding succinate dehydrogenase, cytochrome b556 subunit, producing MANVTNNRPLSPHLQIYKLIPTMAMSIVHRITGGALYFGTILVAWWLIAAASGQAYFDWVNAIYGSFIGRLILFGYTWALVHHMLGGLRHFMWDLGYGFEKHFSTKLAKATLVASICLTVLIWIVGYIVR
- the sdhD gene encoding succinate dehydrogenase, hydrophobic membrane anchor protein, which codes for MDMRTPLGKVRGLGSAKDGTEHFWRQRLTAVANVPLLLFFIFFLIAYNGADYATVVGALANPVVAVVMALVIISGIIHMKLGMQVIIEDYIHGEKLKLALLMLNTFFAVLIGALCLFAILKIAFVG